The proteins below are encoded in one region of Ferruginibacter lapsinanis:
- a CDS encoding putative LPS assembly protein LptD, which yields MNNNYKGKAKYISASLAVLLLSAMTLISSGSNSSLLHFYKILTPIKGAAHDNENGNIVNSIHEMKKYIIDTIPGDDTLIIQTKVDTLNVKASKDSLDAPVVYHADDSMVLDVPGKKIYLYGKDARTKYKDNELTAPGIEFDQSTNLVTASLKKDSLGKVIAFPTFNQSDFKSVSDTIEFNMKTGKGLTKGTYTQQGEMYVYGEKIKKVDDKVFYAKNGRFTTCNLDTPHFAFVSRKIKFINKKMAITGPVHPEFEGIPLPIYLPFGIYPLSQGRHSGLLAPTFTANDQLGLALEGLGYYKVLSDNWDITTRGTLYSYGGWTASVSPRYFKRYHYQGSFNIDYQKFKYNFKGDPDYSSSKTFNFRWGHSVDSKARPGVSFSANVNAGSSKFNSLVPNSPMRNFSNRLYSTIQYAKVWKDKPYNISINANHNQNTVDRIINVTLPEVSFNLNTQYPFRRKEAAGTLKWYENIGLALNSNAKSLTYFSDDKTVSPLPIFNQITNNLQWGANHNIPISLSLPQLGPLQIMPSVSYTERWYQKKFIRSWNAVDNKVDTNITRGFFAAREMSYGVGVSTRIFGLFGFKKGSKIQAIRHEIRPTISFNYKPDMNRRSYYNTQIDETGREARFSVYEGSLFGAFGEGKFGGISFGLDNNIQMKVRNKRDTAQDASKKITLIDGLSLSGGYNFLIDSFQLSLLSVSARTNLFDKLNITANATLDPYDVDAKGERIKQLIWKRKWATLGRLMGGNVSMSSRFQGGSKKDNKNTNQQQPLTGQPYNPATGMPLDEYQTEAAYINSNPAEFADFSIPWSINLSYSLRFTRERKADYSGFQTNFYQDVNWNGTLGLSPRWQIGMNGFYNITQKELGTLSLSLSREMHCWQMGINISPVGRYRFFNISISPKSGILRDLKINRTRYFYDF from the coding sequence ATGAATAACAACTACAAAGGTAAGGCAAAATATATATCGGCTTCTTTAGCTGTGTTATTGTTATCTGCAATGACGTTAATATCCAGCGGAAGTAATTCATCTCTGCTACATTTTTACAAAATTTTAACGCCGATAAAAGGGGCTGCTCATGATAACGAGAATGGCAATATTGTCAATAGTATCCATGAGATGAAAAAATATATAATAGATACCATCCCCGGAGATGATACGTTAATTATACAAACTAAAGTTGATACGTTGAATGTAAAAGCATCAAAAGATTCATTAGATGCTCCGGTAGTTTATCATGCGGATGATTCTATGGTATTAGATGTACCCGGTAAAAAAATATACCTGTATGGAAAAGACGCTCGTACAAAATATAAAGACAATGAATTAACAGCTCCGGGGATAGAATTTGATCAGTCAACTAATCTGGTAACAGCATCTTTAAAAAAAGATAGCCTGGGGAAGGTAATTGCTTTTCCAACATTTAACCAAAGTGATTTTAAATCTGTCAGTGATACGATAGAGTTTAATATGAAGACGGGTAAGGGGCTTACAAAAGGCACCTATACTCAACAAGGAGAAATGTATGTATATGGCGAAAAAATAAAAAAAGTTGATGATAAAGTTTTTTATGCCAAGAATGGTCGTTTTACAACCTGTAATTTAGATACACCACATTTTGCATTTGTTAGTCGTAAGATCAAATTCATTAATAAGAAAATGGCGATAACCGGGCCTGTTCATCCTGAATTTGAAGGGATACCTTTACCAATTTATCTGCCATTTGGTATTTATCCTTTATCTCAAGGAAGGCATTCGGGTTTACTGGCACCAACGTTTACGGCAAATGACCAGTTAGGGCTTGCATTGGAAGGTCTTGGCTATTATAAGGTACTTAGTGATAACTGGGATATAACGACTAGGGGTACACTATATTCTTATGGAGGTTGGACTGCAAGTGTTAGTCCACGCTACTTTAAACGATATCATTATCAGGGGAGTTTTAATATTGACTACCAAAAATTCAAATATAATTTTAAGGGAGATCCTGACTATTCTTCCAGTAAGACCTTCAACTTTCGTTGGGGGCATTCTGTTGACAGCAAGGCGAGGCCCGGAGTTAGTTTTAGTGCAAATGTAAATGCCGGCAGTAGTAAGTTTAACTCATTAGTGCCTAACAGTCCGATGAGAAACTTTAGTAACCGATTATATTCTACCATACAATATGCAAAGGTGTGGAAGGATAAACCTTATAATATTTCCATCAATGCAAATCATAATCAGAATACAGTTGACAGGATCATAAATGTAACATTGCCTGAGGTCAGCTTTAACCTGAATACACAATATCCATTTAGAAGAAAAGAAGCTGCAGGTACGTTGAAATGGTATGAAAATATAGGGCTGGCATTGAACTCGAACGCAAAGAGTCTTACTTATTTTTCTGATGACAAAACAGTAAGCCCATTGCCGATCTTTAATCAGATCACTAACAACTTGCAGTGGGGCGCTAATCATAACATCCCGATAAGTTTATCGTTACCGCAGTTGGGACCCTTACAAATAATGCCAAGTGTTAGTTACACAGAAAGATGGTATCAGAAAAAATTTATAAGAAGTTGGAATGCAGTTGATAATAAAGTAGATACCAATATAACCAGAGGTTTTTTTGCTGCAAGAGAAATGTCTTATGGAGTAGGGGTTTCAACCAGAATTTTCGGTTTGTTTGGATTTAAAAAAGGTTCCAAGATACAGGCTATCCGCCATGAGATTCGTCCCACCATTAGCTTTAATTATAAGCCTGATATGAATCGCAGGTCTTATTATAATACCCAAATAGATGAGACGGGAAGAGAGGCAAGATTTTCAGTTTATGAGGGAAGTTTATTCGGGGCTTTTGGCGAAGGCAAATTTGGTGGAATATCTTTTGGGCTAGACAATAATATTCAAATGAAAGTGCGGAATAAAAGAGATACTGCCCAGGATGCTTCGAAAAAAATTACCCTTATAGATGGGTTAAGTTTAAGTGGCGGGTATAATTTTTTAATTGACTCTTTTCAATTAAGTCTGTTGAGTGTGAGTGCAAGAACAAACTTGTTTGATAAGTTGAATATTACAGCCAATGCTACTTTAGATCCTTATGACGTAGACGCAAAAGGAGAAAGAATTAAGCAGTTGATATGGAAGCGGAAATGGGCTACTTTAGGCAGACTTATGGGAGGAAATGTTTCTATGTCGAGCAGGTTCCAGGGCGGCAGTAAAAAGGATAATAAAAATACGAATCAACAACAGCCTCTTACCGGCCAACCCTACAATCCGGCAACCGGAATGCCATTGGATGAATATCAGACAGAAGCTGCTTATATAAATAGTAATCCGGCAGAATTTGCAGACTTTAGTATTCCCTGGTCAATCAATCTTTCTTATTCACTACGTTTTACCAGGGAGAGAAAAGCAGATTACAGCGGGTTTCAGACAAATTTTTATCAGGATGTCAACTGGAATGGCACATTGGGATTGTCTCCCAGATGGCAAATAGGAATGAATGGTTTTTATAATATCACACAAAAGGAACTAGGCACATTATCACTTTCATTGTCCAGAGAAATGCATTGCTGGCAAATGGGGATAAATATTTCTCCTGTAGGAAGATACCGCTTCTTTAATATTTCTATCAGTCCTAAATCGGGAATACTAAGAGACCTGAAAATAAACAGGACCAGGTATTTCTATGATTTTTAG
- a CDS encoding N-acetylmuramoyl-L-alanine amidase family protein, with protein MFKQKLFFAALFAISFCSFQAFAQTPKKIKTIIVDAGHGGQDGGAHGGYEGGLNSYEKNVTLAISNKLVAELRKQFPEVRIVPTRTTDIYQSPPEKADIANANKGDLFICIHADAAALKTGSRITGYKTVTVYDSKVEWIKKGKKKVKKIIKTSRQVERPIIQYYKIPTQRSGTSVWLFGAHKTSKKLEAILGSEDFIAQTSSDTTYNREDFSTPEKKILADIWAKRFQEKSIRLATFVNEEVEKTGREALGINQRQVGIWVLQATNMPAILVETGFITNYDDERYLNSEKGQQEIAEAITSAVKRYKEQMENPKLAEIPVVAP; from the coding sequence ATGTTTAAACAAAAGCTATTTTTTGCAGCTTTATTTGCCATATCCTTCTGTTCATTTCAAGCTTTTGCACAAACACCAAAGAAAATAAAAACAATTATTGTTGATGCAGGACACGGAGGCCAGGATGGCGGTGCACATGGAGGTTATGAAGGAGGATTGAATAGTTATGAAAAAAATGTAACCCTCGCAATAAGTAATAAATTGGTTGCTGAACTTAGAAAACAATTCCCCGAAGTAAGGATCGTCCCTACACGTACTACTGATATCTATCAATCTCCACCTGAAAAAGCAGATATTGCCAATGCCAATAAGGGGGACCTGTTTATTTGCATACATGCCGATGCCGCCGCTTTAAAGACCGGTAGCAGAATTACAGGATATAAAACAGTTACAGTTTACGATAGCAAAGTTGAATGGATAAAAAAGGGGAAAAAGAAAGTCAAAAAAATAATTAAGACCTCTCGTCAGGTAGAAAGGCCTATTATACAATATTACAAGATCCCTACGCAAAGAAGTGGTACAAGCGTATGGTTGTTTGGTGCTCATAAAACCAGTAAAAAACTTGAAGCTATTTTGGGTAGTGAAGACTTTATTGCACAAACCAGTTCTGATACCACTTATAACAGAGAAGATTTCAGTACTCCTGAAAAAAAGATATTAGCCGATATCTGGGCCAAACGTTTTCAGGAAAAAAGTATTCGGTTGGCTACTTTCGTAAATGAAGAAGTTGAAAAAACAGGAAGAGAAGCATTAGGTATTAACCAACGTCAGGTAGGTATTTGGGTATTACAAGCAACCAATATGCCTGCTATTTTAGTAGAAACAGGGTTCATTACCAACTACGATGACGAACGTTATTTGAATAGTGAAAAAGGCCAGCAGGAAATAGCCGAAGCCATAACCAGTGCCGTTAAACGCTATAAAGAACAAATGGAAAACCCAAAACTTGCGGAAATACCTGTTGTAGCCCCTTAA
- the msrA gene encoding peptide-methionine (S)-S-oxide reductase MsrA, whose protein sequence is MKSIFATILSIVSFISCAQTQTSNVAIPKGISKAPTTKESVATFAEGCFWHAEIVFQSLKGVRDAVSGYSGGHDKRPDYEKVAGGSTGHAEAVQVYYDSTKISFETLVAAFFASQDPTTLNRQGNDVGTEYRSIAFYRNETEKQIIEAEIKRLTTAKKYKNKIVTQVIPFDRFYPAETYHQEYIAMHPENPYVQNVSIPDFLKFKKEFKGNFK, encoded by the coding sequence ATGAAATCAATTTTTGCTACTATTCTTTCTATCGTAAGCTTTATCTCTTGTGCACAAACACAAACGAGTAACGTTGCTATTCCTAAAGGAATAAGTAAAGCCCCCACCACTAAAGAATCTGTGGCAACATTTGCCGAAGGCTGTTTCTGGCATGCAGAGATCGTTTTTCAAAGTTTGAAGGGTGTCAGAGATGCTGTATCGGGTTATTCGGGAGGACACGATAAAAGACCTGATTACGAAAAAGTAGCTGGTGGCAGTACCGGGCATGCTGAAGCTGTGCAGGTCTATTACGATTCTACTAAAATAAGTTTTGAAACACTGGTTGCTGCTTTTTTTGCCAGCCAGGATCCTACAACGCTTAACAGACAGGGAAATGATGTAGGGACAGAATATCGGTCTATCGCATTTTACAGGAATGAAACTGAAAAACAGATCATTGAAGCTGAAATAAAACGTCTGACAACTGCCAAAAAATATAAAAACAAGATCGTTACTCAGGTGATTCCTTTCGATAGGTTTTATCCTGCCGAAACATACCATCAGGAGTATATCGCTATGCATCCCGAAAACCCTTATGTACAAAATGTGTCTATTCCCGATTTTTTAAAATTTAAAAAAGAATTTAAGGGGAATTTTAAGTAA
- a CDS encoding MlaD family protein, with protein MTISNETKVGALTSIAIVLLILGFNFLKGKSFKSNKVKYYAVFDNIQGLANSNPVMINGKQVGTVFNTDGGMDMRKIKVTMNMSIPVNIPDNSVAVVTTSLLGTTSLEIKLGNATKYYTNGDTIATEASSGMFDVALQKVDPVLAQVKIAVKSLDSLLGSVNSLFDPNTKNNIKGTLENLNKTTANLTVSSAYLQTLLNTQSGALAKTLNNVSSFTGALASNNDKMNDIMTNVEKTTANFSKLDVEKTLASLNGTINELKNTVGKINSDNGTLGLLLNDKKLYTNLNATSNKLNLLLDDVRLHPKRYINISVFGKKDKETPLMVPLPDTVNAPYLNK; from the coding sequence ATGACAATTTCTAACGAGACAAAAGTAGGTGCACTTACTTCCATAGCCATAGTATTGCTAATACTTGGATTTAATTTTTTGAAAGGCAAAAGTTTTAAGAGCAATAAAGTAAAATATTATGCTGTTTTTGATAATATACAAGGATTGGCTAACAGCAACCCGGTGATGATCAATGGGAAACAGGTGGGCACTGTATTCAATACTGATGGTGGTATGGATATGCGAAAGATCAAAGTAACAATGAATATGTCTATCCCGGTGAATATTCCTGATAACTCAGTTGCTGTAGTAACTACTTCTCTGCTTGGTACTACTTCTTTGGAAATAAAATTGGGGAATGCGACAAAATATTACACCAATGGAGATACAATTGCCACCGAAGCAAGTTCCGGTATGTTTGATGTGGCTTTACAAAAAGTTGATCCGGTTTTAGCACAGGTAAAAATTGCAGTAAAATCATTAGATTCTCTCTTAGGTTCTGTTAACAGTCTTTTTGATCCCAATACAAAAAATAATATCAAAGGCACGTTGGAGAATTTAAATAAAACTACAGCCAATCTTACCGTATCATCGGCCTATTTACAAACATTATTGAATACCCAAAGCGGTGCATTGGCAAAAACATTAAACAACGTAAGTTCTTTTACCGGAGCATTGGCCAGCAACAACGATAAGATGAATGACATTATGACCAATGTTGAAAAAACCACTGCTAATTTTTCTAAGCTGGATGTAGAAAAAACTCTGGCATCATTAAACGGAACTATTAATGAGCTGAAAAATACTGTTGGCAAGATCAATAGCGATAATGGCACTTTAGGACTGCTGCTGAATGATAAAAAACTATATACCAATTTGAATGCTACTTCTAATAAATTAAATTTATTGTTAGATGACGTAAGACTTCATCCCAAACGATATATCAATATCTCTGTTTTTGGTAAAAAGGATAAAGAGACTCCGTTGATGGTGCCTCTACCCGATACTGTGAATGCACCTTACTTAAATAAATAG
- a CDS encoding acyltransferase has translation MKKLICKIFGFREEMPLSFYMADFFFRRLLRINADVPWAVHHTSRVINAKNITRGINVFPGDSPGNFIDASNGISIGDYTNIGPNAGLITANHNLIDNSIFDPAPPIKIGKFCWIGMNVVILPGVELGDFTVVGAGAVVSKSFTEGYCVLGGVPATIINHLDKNTCDEFSRTKYQR, from the coding sequence ATGAAAAAACTTATTTGTAAAATATTTGGTTTTAGAGAAGAAATGCCATTGAGTTTTTACATGGCTGACTTTTTTTTCAGAAGACTCTTGAGAATAAATGCGGATGTACCATGGGCTGTGCATCATACAAGCAGAGTGATCAATGCCAAAAATATTACCCGAGGTATCAATGTTTTTCCCGGCGACTCTCCGGGAAATTTTATTGATGCAAGTAACGGTATCAGCATTGGCGACTATACCAATATAGGGCCTAATGCAGGATTGATAACCGCCAATCATAATCTCATCGATAATTCAATATTCGATCCAGCTCCTCCTATCAAAATAGGTAAGTTTTGCTGGATTGGGATGAATGTAGTAATATTACCCGGAGTGGAGTTAGGCGATTTTACAGTTGTAGGTGCAGGAGCCGTGGTATCAAAAAGTTTTACAGAAGGATATTGTGTGTTGGGTGGTGTGCCGGCAACAATCATTAATCATCTCGATAAAAATACTTGTGACGAATTCAGCAGAACAAAATATCAACGTTGA
- a CDS encoding ion channel translates to MSLLKKLNSRAKTEANTGFGNNPADYGGRFVNKNGQPNIDKRGVGVFEKISWYHTLLQLPRWKFLLMLIIFYTVINFLFANIYYFIGVEHLEGLTATTEIQKFGEAFFFSAQTFTTVGYGRISPVGFITSAIAAFEALIGLLSFAIATGLFYGRFSRPKAYLRFSDNMILAPFKDGLAIMMRVASYKNNNLTDAEAKVIAGLMIEENGKTTNKFFRMDLEYNTVNALTLSWTIVHPINENSPFYKFSLDDYKSIKGEVLLFIKAFDDMFSNTVVARTSYTLDELIIGAKFVPMFHRSSDNGKTILEIEKLNSYVPADINSLLS, encoded by the coding sequence ATGTCATTATTAAAAAAATTAAATAGCAGAGCAAAAACAGAAGCCAATACTGGATTTGGAAATAATCCTGCGGATTATGGCGGCAGATTTGTTAATAAAAACGGACAGCCAAATATTGATAAGAGAGGAGTTGGTGTCTTTGAAAAAATAAGTTGGTATCATACGCTGTTGCAATTGCCTCGCTGGAAATTTTTATTGATGCTGATCATTTTTTACACCGTCATTAATTTTCTTTTTGCAAACATTTATTATTTTATCGGAGTAGAACACCTGGAAGGATTAACTGCCACTACGGAAATACAAAAATTTGGCGAAGCATTTTTTTTCAGCGCCCAAACATTTACAACAGTTGGATATGGCAGAATAAGCCCTGTTGGGTTTATAACCAGTGCCATTGCAGCATTTGAGGCCTTGATTGGCTTGTTAAGCTTCGCTATTGCTACAGGGTTGTTTTATGGACGTTTCAGCAGGCCGAAAGCCTATTTACGTTTTAGTGATAATATGATATTGGCTCCTTTCAAAGATGGCCTGGCTATTATGATGAGAGTTGCTTCATACAAAAACAATAATTTGACCGATGCCGAAGCGAAAGTTATTGCAGGATTAATGATTGAAGAAAATGGGAAAACAACTAACAAGTTTTTTCGAATGGACTTGGAGTACAACACCGTTAATGCACTTACATTAAGCTGGACGATTGTACACCCTATTAATGAAAACAGCCCTTTTTATAAATTCTCATTAGATGATTATAAAAGCATTAAAGGTGAAGTTTTATTATTTATTAAGGCATTTGATGACATGTTCAGCAATACTGTAGTTGCCCGTACTTCCTATACATTAGATGAACTGATCATTGGGGCAAAATTTGTTCCGATGTTCCATCGCAGCAGCGATAATGGGAAAACCATCCTGGAGATAGAAAAATTAAATTCTTATGTACCTGCAGATATCAACTCTTTATTAAGTTGA
- a CDS encoding isoamylase early set domain-containing protein, which translates to MVQKTYFKTKDYCKVKFTFNVENAETVEILGLNSDWENSIILSKKKDGSFTADVSLPKNTKHEFKYLVNKTEWVTETEADGQNADGFGGNNSLLVIEA; encoded by the coding sequence ATGGTACAAAAAACTTATTTCAAGACAAAAGATTATTGTAAAGTAAAATTTACTTTTAACGTAGAAAACGCTGAAACAGTAGAAATCCTTGGTTTAAACAGCGATTGGGAAAATTCAATCATCCTTAGTAAGAAAAAAGACGGCAGTTTTACAGCAGATGTTTCTTTGCCAAAAAATACAAAACACGAGTTTAAATACTTAGTAAACAAAACCGAATGGGTTACGGAAACTGAAGCAGACGGACAAAATGCTGATGGTTTTGGTGGAAACAACAGTTTACTTGTAATCGAAGCATAA
- a CDS encoding lipopolysaccharide biosynthesis protein yields MKKKIATRSLLLLISKLLPVAVQLLIIFIFSRRLSYDDYGSYQSIWLYIGVLSAIGLFGLPSLLLSSSLQNILTWIKENKKTAIPIFVLLNLLPIVYLLTMVQHFTIGTKLLLLTVLIAQNISIIIETIAIKNENEKRVVISNIIFAAFFLTWHLYVLNSGYSLIKLLPGLLLLYIIKSLFLLQKKNNALPDQHTILAEDNIGKQWLYLGINDVLGMLFKWLDKWVILLLVTTAQFAVYFNGAYEIPIFALLVSAVGNIMIVEMSKKKSATSGGISELFATSSLLLASIVFPSFCFLLFYYQDFFTLFFSEKYLASIPFFVISIFILPARITNYTVALQVFHKSDIIVKGAVLDIGVAILLMLVLYPFLDFRGIALAFVLSTYIQIGYYLWHTGKLLNKRIIDFFPIKKLVGWMLFALAITCAGKFSSVLLSSMSRLVIGICVCGIASVGLFLYYFFQERKSI; encoded by the coding sequence TTGAAAAAAAAAATTGCTACCAGATCCCTGCTCCTGCTTATCAGCAAACTTCTCCCCGTTGCTGTTCAGTTATTGATCATCTTTATTTTTTCAAGGCGTTTATCTTATGATGACTATGGCAGTTATCAATCTATATGGCTTTATATTGGCGTATTAAGTGCGATCGGACTTTTTGGATTGCCTTCTTTATTATTATCGTCTTCCCTGCAAAATATCCTGACATGGATAAAGGAAAATAAAAAAACAGCTATCCCGATCTTTGTATTGCTCAATTTATTACCGATCGTTTATCTGCTTACAATGGTGCAGCATTTCACTATCGGGACCAAACTTTTACTGTTAACAGTATTAATAGCACAAAATATTTCAATCATTATTGAAACAATTGCTATAAAAAATGAAAACGAAAAAAGGGTTGTTATCAGCAATATAATTTTTGCAGCGTTTTTTTTAACATGGCATCTATATGTTTTAAACAGTGGCTATTCACTTATAAAACTTCTACCGGGTTTATTGCTGTTATATATTATAAAAAGCTTGTTTTTATTACAAAAGAAAAACAATGCATTACCCGACCAGCACACAATTTTAGCGGAAGACAATATCGGCAAACAATGGCTTTACCTGGGGATTAATGATGTATTGGGTATGTTGTTCAAGTGGCTTGATAAATGGGTGATCCTTTTATTGGTTACTACAGCTCAATTCGCTGTCTATTTTAATGGAGCTTATGAGATTCCCATATTTGCATTGCTTGTAAGTGCTGTAGGTAACATTATGATCGTAGAAATGAGCAAGAAAAAGTCTGCCACTTCAGGTGGAATATCTGAATTGTTTGCTACTTCTTCGCTTTTGCTGGCTTCGATCGTTTTCCCATCATTTTGTTTTTTACTATTTTACTATCAGGATTTTTTTACGCTTTTTTTCAGCGAAAAATATCTGGCATCCATCCCTTTTTTTGTGATCAGTATTTTTATCCTACCTGCACGTATCACCAATTACACTGTGGCATTACAGGTATTCCACAAAAGTGACATCATTGTAAAAGGTGCTGTATTGGATATTGGTGTGGCAATTTTACTAATGCTAGTTTTATATCCTTTTTTAGATTTTAGAGGCATTGCTCTTGCATTTGTATTATCCACTTATATCCAAATCGGTTATTACTTGTGGCATACAGGTAAATTATTGAATAAACGGATCATCGACTTTTTCCCAATAAAAAAACTGGTGGGATGGATGTTATTTGCCTTAGCAATTACTTGTGCAGGAAAATTCTCTTCAGTGCTATTATCCTCAATGTCCAGACTTGTTATCGGCATTTGTGTCTGCGGAATAGCCTCTGTCGGCTTATTTTTGTATTACTTTTTTCAGGAAAGAAAATCCATCTAA
- a CDS encoding TCR/Tet family MFS transporter: protein MIKEVNTFNRNAAVSFIFITLLIDVTGIGLIIPVVPKLIEELIHGNISQASTYSGWLTFVYAIMQFLFAPLLGNLSDKYGRRPVLLLSLLGLGIDYIFLFLAPSIGWLFVGRIIAGFAGASFTTATAYIADVSTAENRAKNFGMVGAAFGLGFIIGPMIGGLLGEYGARIPFIVAAGLSLLNCLYGYFVLPESLSVEHRRAFDWKRANPFGTLKQLKKYTAVSGLIFSFFLIYMAGFSVQSTWSFFTIQKFSWTSKMIGISLGVVGFLVALVQGGLIRIINPKLGNKNSIYVGLFLYSLGLMLFAFASQSWMMFVFLIPYCLGGIATPALQAIISSQVPANEQGELQGGLTSIMSIANILAPIIFTNLFAYFTKPEAPVHFAGAAFLLGAIFMLTSILVAYKTLHKNEAVA from the coding sequence ATGATTAAAGAGGTGAATACATTCAACAGAAATGCCGCAGTCAGTTTTATATTTATCACACTATTAATTGATGTAACGGGAATTGGTTTAATTATCCCGGTTGTTCCTAAACTGATAGAAGAGTTGATACATGGAAATATCAGTCAGGCTTCTACTTATAGTGGATGGCTCACATTCGTATATGCGATCATGCAATTTTTGTTTGCGCCATTGCTGGGGAATCTTAGTGATAAATATGGCAGACGTCCTGTTCTGTTATTATCATTGTTAGGTTTAGGGATAGATTATATCTTTCTTTTTCTGGCACCTTCAATTGGTTGGTTGTTTGTAGGAAGGATCATTGCCGGGTTTGCAGGTGCAAGTTTTACCACTGCTACCGCTTATATAGCCGACGTAAGTACAGCCGAAAACAGGGCAAAGAATTTTGGTATGGTTGGAGCTGCTTTTGGCTTGGGATTTATCATAGGGCCGATGATAGGAGGATTACTGGGTGAGTATGGAGCAAGGATCCCATTCATTGTGGCAGCCGGATTAAGTTTATTGAATTGCTTGTATGGATACTTTGTTTTGCCGGAATCTTTGTCTGTTGAACACAGAAGAGCATTCGATTGGAAAAGAGCCAATCCATTTGGTACTTTAAAACAGTTAAAAAAATATACAGCAGTAAGCGGTTTGATCTTTTCATTTTTTCTTATTTACATGGCTGGGTTTTCTGTACAAAGCACCTGGTCATTTTTTACCATTCAAAAATTTAGCTGGACGAGTAAAATGATCGGTATCTCTTTAGGGGTTGTAGGTTTTTTAGTGGCACTGGTACAGGGAGGATTGATACGGATCATTAATCCTAAACTGGGAAATAAGAATAGTATTTATGTAGGATTATTTCTCTATTCACTAGGCTTAATGCTTTTTGCATTTGCTTCTCAGAGTTGGATGATGTTTGTCTTTTTAATTCCGTATTGTCTGGGAGGGATCGCTACCCCGGCATTGCAGGCCATCATATCCAGCCAGGTGCCGGCCAATGAGCAAGGTGAATTACAGGGAGGGTTGACTAGCATCATGAGTATTGCTAATATTTTAGCGCCTATCATCTTTACTAATTTGTTTGCTTACTTTACAAAACCGGAAGCGCCGGTGCATTTTGCAGGTGCAGCATTTTTATTGGGTGCTATTTTTATGCTGACAAGCATATTGGTTGCGTACAAAACTTTACACAAAAATGAGGCAGTGGCCTAA